AATTACTCTAAATCAACTAACTTTTTCATCCTTTTCATCATCTTATCGAGAACGCCTCAGCTTGGATGGTAAAGGTCATATGATATCTATAAAAATAGCACAATACATTTTTCTATAGAGATTAACTTAGAGATAAAGTTTAGATTAACTTGAATTGATAAAGTTTAGCTTGAGACTAACTTGGAGAAAAGACCCAATTGGATTCGAATTAGTTTTCACCTTATAtagtcaaaaaaataattttaaaaaataattttttaaaaaattattaaaaaatataaaacactcggtgttttttttttctgttttgggGGACACCACATCAAGTATTTTTAAACTTAAGCACTTATCCTCcaagtaatttatttttaaattaaagaataaaaaaatatacttGTTCAACCTTACACTGTGAAGAATTGTCATgttcaaaataaataatattgtgAGAATAAGATAACAATAAACTATCGTGCTTCTCATTAGTTAAAACATAGCTTGTGAAACGAGTGCCACTTGGCAATTGTTGGGAGAAAGAAATTGGATAGAAATTAAGATTTGAGACGatagaagagagaaaagagattaaaagagaaacATAAGCAGTATCTCAGCCTCGCTTTTTTATATTTGCGCTCTATCTCTTTCTTGACTTGGGATGTGGTGAATAGGACACAATCCATTTATAGATCTAATCCATAAAGTGGTAATCTTAATGAAATAATGACTCTTACTCCAACTTAAACTCTtacttaaaatttaattagattttaattataaACTCTCACCGTTCAAGCCTAAAGGAGCATGAgatgttattattattgtatcATGCAAAAATATTGATGGCCTATAAATAAGCCATCTATAAACTAGTCCATTTGTGAGCATTTGATTGTTTGTAAGCAAGTTACTATAAGAGACCATGAGATAAATGTGGTATGGTTGCACAAATCTAAAAGCACCATCGTAAATAAAGGTTTCTGTCGTTGCCAAGACTTCACATACGTTGATAGAGTGGAAATGAACCGTACCGTAATGGGAGTAGGAACTGATTTCTCCGCAGCCAAAGGACTATTCCCTGAGATCACCACATTGCTTATCGACTCCACACGGCAATTAAAAGCAAATGGATTTTGCCTTGGATCCCATTGAGACATGCAGGTTGTCGACAGACGACACGTGCCCTTTGAGATTTAGGTAAAATGCCATTGTGCGTGAGATGATGCAGTCGCTTTAAGATTAATGAAGTATAAACTCGATCACGCCTCATCTCTTTATCGTTGTTTAATGAGTTCATCGGATGAGGAAGAGAGAAAGGAGATAAGTTTACATTGCCCGGATGGGTTGACTTTCCATGTGAAATGTGAACGCCAGCCGTTGAAGTCGGGTGACTTTTCAACTCACGTGACATCCGACGCAGATCGCCAACACGGTAAGCCCAAGGAAAGTTCCACGTCATCCCCGAGTTTAAATACTCCCCCTCACCAACCCTCACTACTACGTATACAAATCCCCCTGTAATCCACCATTAGGCATAGGTCGATTCCGTGGATTGTTTCTCCGCCCACTTACGACGGACCCGTCTGTCGCAGCAGCGTCGAAGCCCGTGTGGGACCCGCCTGCGGGGCCATCGTATTCTCCGGTGACCGGACTCGTAGTTTCAGAGGTAAGCCGGACGGGTAGAGAGTTGCTTTCTTAATCTCCATCATTAGCCTCTACGCCACCTTATGTGTTTAACAGTTCACACGCTGGGCGATTATTTCTCGGCACGTTCGAATTTACCCAACACACTACCGCGCTCGTGGTAGAGGAATATACATGGGACCCACGTAATTATGCAATCAAATGACACGTAAATTAACAGGGAAACTATAACCGATGTATGACAAGTGTTTCGAAGCTGGAACCCCCGACCCCTCCGCTTGAAGTCAAACGCCTTGGCACAAGAAAATTTAACGGCGGCAGTCAACGGCGATTAGGCAGCCACCCTCACGCCTGCCTTTCGAGGTCTCGTTTTAAAACCCTGGCGGTGTAGCAAACATAGCTCTCACACCATCCATTTCTCCCACCACCATGGCCACGCTCCTCTTTCTATCCCTCGTCTTGTCAGCCTTTGCCATGGCAAGCGCCGCCGCCCCCCTCCAAGGCGCCTCCAGGGACCGCGCCGCCCTCCTCTCCTTCGCCTCCGCCATCTCGTCCGACCCCAGCGGCGCGCTTGCAGGCTGGGTCTCCCTCGGCTCCGACGCGTGCAACTGGACCGGCGTCACGTGCCACCGCCTCAAGAAGCGCGTGGTGCAACTGGACCTCAGCGGAAGGGGCCTCCGCGGGGTCATCTCGCCGGCGATCGGCAACCTCTCGTTCCTCGTGGTGCTCGACCTCTCGGGGAATTCCCTTTCCGGGACCATTCCACCGGAGATCGGATGCATCTCTCGCCTGCAGCAGTTGAGCCTGTCGAAGAACTTCCTCGTCGGGTCCATTCCCGTCGAGCTTGGGTTCCTCCGCCAGTTGATATACCTCGACTTGGACAGCAACCGGCTCTCCGGCCGCTCGCCGAGGACCCTCTTCTGCAACTGCACCTCGTTGCAGTACGTGGATCTCTCGAACAACTCTCTCTCCGGGAAAATCCCTCTGGCCAATGAATGCCGGCTCCCCGACCTGAGATTCCTCCTCCTGTGGTCCAACAACTTCGAGGGACCGATCCCGACCGCCTTATCCAACTCTTCCATGCTTGCATGGATCGACTTCGAGTCTAATTACCTGAGTGGAGCGCTGCCATctaccattttcgataagatgccGTTCCTCCAGTTCCTGTATCTGTCATACAATAACCTGTCAAGCCATGACACCACCACTGACCTCACTCCCTTCTTTGCTTCCTTGAGGAACTGCTCCCACTTACAGGAGCTTGAGCTCGCCGGAAACAATCTTCGAGGCCACATACCACCGCTCATTGGTGATATCTCAATCAATCTCCTTCAACTTCACCTCGATGATAACGCCATCTCCGGTCCAATCCCTCCCAACATATCGAATCTAGTCAACTTGACCTACTTGAACCTGTCCTACAACTACTTGAATGGTTCCATACCGCCGGACTTATCTCGGTTGAGGAAGCTAGAGAGAGTGTACTTGTCCAACAACTTGCTCTCTGGTGACATCCCACCATCTCTTGGAGGAATCCCGCGCTTGGGTCTTCTTGACATATCAGCAAATAGGCTTACAGGTTCGGTTCCTGACAGCCTGTCCGATCTGTCGCAGCTACGAAGGCTGATGCTTCACAAAAACCACCTCTCCGGCAGAATCCCGGCGAGCCTTGGCAACTGTATAAATCTGGAGATACTGGATCTTTCGTATAATCGATTGACAGGGAGGATTCCGAGTGATGTCGCGGCGCTGAGCAGCTTGAAGTTGTATCTGAACGTGTCTTCCAATCTCTTGGAGGGTCCGCTTCCAATGGAGCTCAGTAAAATGGACATGATATtggctctggacttgtcgtccaaCAACTTCTCCGGAGCAATCCCTTCTCAGCTCGGCAGCTGCGTCGCGCTCGAGTATCTCAACCTCTCCGGGAATGCGTTGCAAGACACACTCCCGAGTTCTGTGGGAGCTTTGCCTTATCTCCAAGTGCTCGATCTCTCCTCCAACCGGTTGTCAGGCACCATGCCCGACTCACTGCAAGCATCTGCCTCGTTGAAACACTTCAACATCTCCTTCAACAACTTCTCCGGAGCTATACCAACCGAAGGTCTATTTGCTTCGCTTACCGCAGACTCCTTCCAAGGCAATCCAGGTCTGTGTGGGTCTATTGTCGGCATGCCCTCATGCGGAACGAAGCCAGCTCGCTGGTCCATTGCCTTGCCGATACTTCTCACCGTGATCGGCACCACTTGCATCATCTGCCTCCTCGCTTATTCACTGGTCAGGAAATCAAGAACGTGTTGGTGTTCACACCGGACATCTCATCGCCAGTCGCTGATCGCTGCGGAAGAACAGAAGCAGCACCACCCAAGGATCTCCTACCGGCAACTCGTCGAAGCCACCGAGGGTTTCGCAGAGTCGAACTTGGTGGGCGGCGGCAGATTCGGACATGTGTACAAGGGTACTCTGCCAGATGAAACGAGGATCGCAGTGAAAGTATTGGATCCAAAGTGTGGCGTAGAGATATCAGGGAGCTTCAAGAGGGAGTGCCAGGTGCTGAAGAGGACCAGGCACAGGAACCTAATCAGAGTGATAACAGCTTGCAGCAAACCTGATTTCAAGGCTCTCGTTCTTCCGTTGATGCCCAATGGGAGCCTCGAGAAGTACTTGAATCCTCCCATTGAATCGACTCCTGGTCTAACCCTGATTCAGGTGATAAGCATCTTGAGTGATGTAGCTGAAGGAATGGCCTATCTACATCACTATGCTCCTTTTAGGGTCATACATTGCGATCTTAAACCCAGCAACGTTCTTTTGGATGAAGACATGACAGCACTGGTATCAGATTTCGGGATCTCAAAACTGGTGAGCGGCGTTAACGAAGACTGCAACGACGACCCCGAATCATCTGGGTTTCATTCTATCACCGGACTACTGCAAGGCTCGGTTGGATATATTGCACCAGGTACGTAGTATTAAGTAtacctctctctcactctcactctctctctctctctctctctctctcactctctctctctctctctctctctctctctctctctctctcttagatgTTTGACTGTGTTCTCTTGAACGTAGAATATGGGTTGGGAGGGCACCCTTCGACACAGGGCGATGTCTACAGTTTCGGGGTTCTACTTCTAGAGATGATCACAGGGAAGAGGCCTACGGACGTGATCTTTCACGAGGGACTCACCCTGCATGACTGGGTGAAGGGTCACTACCCACGTAACATAGAGGTCATCACATCACGGGCACCGTTGGGGCAGTACCGCTCTACCTCAGCCGACCACAAGAAGCTGCCGAGAGACGTGATGGCAGAGCTGATAGAGCTGGGGATCGTTTGCACTCAGTTATCTCCGTCGATGAGGCCGACCATGATCGATGTCGCCCACGAGATCTGTCTTCTGAAACAAGATCTCGCCCGACACGGCGTTGAGGATGACACCGGATGCTGTTCGACGCCCAACTCATCTTTCTGACGCCATTAAATATGGTAAAGGCAGGCAGCACTTGATCACCATAGAGACCTGTGAATGGTGGCTGCAGCATTAAAATAGTTgctcatccatccatccatcctcaAAGAATAATACACTTTGGAGTTTGGTAAGCACCGTCAGTGGCCTCAAATATAAACTATGGACAGAGAGTCCGTAGTTTGGCGAGCACTCAGGTGTTCTGAAACACCAGTCATGGAACATTGTATGTAGCCACTGTTTTATAAAGCTGGCCACCTTCAAATAACATCCTATAGTGTTGTTTCTTGTTTGTGCATGTCTTCTTGGTGAAGTACTACTGGTAATGTCAGTGTTCTTTATGGCTCTCAACACAGAGCTTTCTTTATATGTTTGCTGGTCAAATGTAAATGGATAAGCTTTTGCGCTATGGTAAACTTTCTTGCATGTATCATTAAGCTTTTTGTATGGTTCTTTTAACACTGCTTAGTAATCAGAGTCAGTTGTTCAGGAAAGAAATTTTTAGTCTTCTGCAGGTATCATTAAGCTTTTATAAATGGTTCTTTAACACTGGTTAGTGATCAGAGTCAGTTGTACAGTAAAGCAATTATTAGTCTTCTGCATTGAAAACAAAGCATAAAATTAGCTTGAATGAAGTCAGAGGAATGAACTTTCACCATAGTTTGGTCtgtaagcatgatcctaattaaTGAGAGACAGTCACAGACTTGAGTAACTGCAGTGATAATTGACTTAGTCAAATCCTCTCTTTCTTATTCTGCATGCAAAATAATTAGAGCCAATTTTAAGCTCCTGATTCCTTGCTAGAGTGAGATGACATCCAATCTTAAATGTCAAATGATAGAACTTATTTCTGATGACCATGGAAATGATTCTTCTCAATGAACTATGTAACAACTGGGCAAAGTGGCAAACCTCTCTTCAGGAAATGATCAAAGAGAAGAACCAAAAACAACATAGAGGTCTTTTCTTTGTGTTTGAGCAGAGAAAATATGGATGATTAGCCTACAATATTATCTTTTATGAGAAGCAACATGTAGTTAGAAATTTACATGAATATGatccaatttgatttcattcttcTGTAATATGAATGCAACTACATGAATTTAGAGTTAATCCCATTTGTGTCAGCCTCAATTCAGTTCTTTGGACTTGATGTAGCATCTATCCCAGATGAAGGTTTAACAGTTTAGTGTCTACAACTTTTTGTTTGCAATAAACTTAAGCCATTATACCaatgtcaaaagctataaacatatatcagaccattgttaaaaggttcaAATGAACTGATGATTAAGCTATTCAAAGATCCAAAAAGAAGAATATAATAGGAATCCTGATGTCCATAGCACCAGATTGCTATTTCAATCTTGCCTTGACCAATAGAAAGCAATCACAGTGTCATTGAACTTTACACTCAGATAATAGCCTATATGCAAGGCAACCTAAATGCAATGTGGTGGCCAACAGACTCTCCTAGAGATACTGGTCTCAGCAGGTACTTCACTAGGCATACTTGCATCTGAAAAGCTTCAGCTTTAGGGGAGTGATGATTTTAATCACTGACAAATCTCGTATCCGTCTCTAAAAAGTGATCTACTTGATCACAACCCTTTAGATAACACTATCACTCACTTTGAACTTAATTCTTTAACTAgaaagtaaagtgagaagatacacTAGTAGATTTTCAATGATGGAGACATGGGACAACATAAATTATCACTTCAGCATTTCTTCTTGGAATTCTTGAAGAACTGCATCAACAACTTCCACAGCTATTGGCCATCGCACTCTTTTGAGTCCAAGAAATCTGCATCATTCTATATGTCATGAAGTTTGTGGTATGAGTCACTCTATTGAGCTCATCAAAGTATTTTATGTTGATAATTACCTCAAGCATCAATTCTTCCAAAAGCCAGCAAACTGCTATAATATTTTTGAGAAACACATTATTCTCATCCAACTCTCTCAACACTAAGTTCCTATATGGCTGCACTGTCTTGGTTGAACTACCACCTAAAGTTAAATCCACAAAGAACAGAATCTCTCTCCACAATCACACAGCCAGTCACCCTCTTTGGCAACCATTTTCCCTTATAATTCATCTACATCTTCCATTCAGTGACTTCTTTTGATTTACATCTTCTACATAATCCTTCTCTAGAGAGAAACTATCTATCTGCAGTACTGATGAAGTGAAGAGATGATGAAGgtacaacaaacatatcatattcaaAGTTACAAACTAGGCCTCTTTTACCATCCTCTACATGTAAGGCTGATATCTTTCATGCATGTCAGTCAAGCCCATctttgtcctcttcctcctcctccaacaCTTTTGTCATATCTCAAAGCTGCCCACTTCTCACAACTCACAAGCAGTGAGGACATGGGGAATTCTACTGCTAACACACTTCCTGGTTCTATTGGATGCATACAATCAGGTATGCATCCCTGTTCAAATATCTGTTCACTTCCCAAGTATATTTGTTTGTAATACACTCCTCTTTTGGTGCTCGTGGATGGACTGTGTCCAACACCCAAACTTACTTTATGAGAAGCACAATCCAATCATCATGATAACCAGCAAACAATTTGGCCAGAGTAGTGCAGAGATAGAATGGCACTTCTAAAAGGTCCATCTAATCATCATGTTAACCTTCTGTCATTTAATCAATGCCCATTACTAAAGAGGATCAACACTATGAACTCCACTGAGACAAGTAGTAAAGTGCAATGGAACTCTACCACAATCAGATAGCCAAAATGTAAACAAACATtgcaatcaagaatctccaacaCCAATTGCAGAAAAGCATATACACATTTAATGCTCAGCTCAAGGATATTCCATCATAATTCCACCACTAAGCATGTTCATAATCCAATCATAATAGGATAAAATGCAGTTCCTTTTACCTTGAAAGTATATATCCCATCCATATATTATCAACAAATAAAGCTGGACGGAAGAAAGAGATGGAGCACTACAATTGCTTTATCCATTACAAGTTCGAGCAATTCAGGAAGGTGACAAATTCCATCCGGTAGTGGAGAACTAAAGAAAGATGGCCCCGTACACTTCTgtgccttctttttcttgatgGACTGAGAGCTGAAAAGGTGAAGTCTCTGCTCACAGAACAATGGTGGGATCAGCACCTGACAAGTACTACAAGCAAGGGAAGACGTGGGATAAATATTACCACATGAAGTGGGATACAAACCTCAGGGGGCAGTATGTGCTGTTGCTAATCGTGAGATCAGCTGTGACCGGATGTCTGCATTCTGAAGACTAGATAGAAACAAATGAACGAGAGAAGAATGATCTGGATGCAACTTGGAATTGTTGAAGGTGACATGACTACACTTAGGTGCAGATATTATGCTTAATGTTCAGGTCTCAAGGTGCAACCTACCTGCTATTTGCTACAGTGTTTCTCTACATGAGCCATGAACATATATGACAAATGAAgagtctcctctctctctctctctctctttcttagaTTTGTTCTTCCATTCTTTCCATTTGGAGGATCTCATCTCTCCTGCAATTCCTAAGCCTTGTCATGTTCACATTCATCTCTTAGCAATTTAACAGTAGTCAACATTGGAGCTATTGTTGCCATTGATAAGTAATATAGAAGAAGTTAAGTCTGCTTGCTATTGTTTCCATTGATAGGAAATATATAAGAAGCTTGTGTTTTAGTTGCTGCAAGAATGTTTTCTCTAATTTTgtgttctttctttctcctgaaaCTTCAACTTGTAGGTGTTCTCTATTCTTACCATGAATGTTCATTATCTATATTTTCTAACTCACGAATGAATAAGACAACACCTCTTTTTCACCCAAAATGAAACAAGAAATTTTATAGACATTATATTTCCATACTTCATGTAAGAAGGTACCATTTAAATCCATTACATTTGATTGCTATTGAGTCACTCTAAAAATGTCGACAGACATTAAGAACTCAAGTGTGGTGACTCTTTACTTTTTCTGcccaatattttttatgatgtgtttacCTTTTCACGAATGCTTCTTCCCTCACATTTATGTTGTCTGCCCAACTGGACGTTGAGAACCTAATGTCGATCTTCTTCCCTCACGTTTACCCCTACTTCATAttagaaaaacctctcaaaaggTGAAATTAGTAATGTAGTGAACAGTTGAGGGAGAATCAGATGAATTTAAACAGTGATATAGCTAGTCAAGCAAAAACAACAGTCACCAGACTAAATCTAGCAGACTTATCAACCGAACAGCAATTATAAACTTCTTGTGATATCTGTATTTGATGTAGAATATATCTTTCCAATATAATTTGCACTCCAGGCTCCAAACTATATTAATAATacataagaaagagaaaaaaaatatgagcCACCCTAAATTCTCATCCTTTCCATgaatgaggggggggggggagggggacgAACAACAGCACCCTCTATAACCATGTAGTCAGGATGGTTGCATCATATATGAACTAATCTCTGGTTGGAAGAATGAACATTCCCAGAATGACCACCAGCTCAACATAACTAAATTGTGAATGATAGGAACGCCTGTTCTTCAGAAACAT
This Musa acuminata AAA Group cultivar baxijiao unplaced genomic scaffold, Cavendish_Baxijiao_AAA HiC_scaffold_1107, whole genome shotgun sequence DNA region includes the following protein-coding sequences:
- the LOC135666535 gene encoding putative leucine-rich repeat receptor-like serine/threonine-protein kinase At2g24130 encodes the protein MATLLFLSLVLSAFAMASAAAPLQGASRDRAALLSFASAISSDPSGALAGWVSLGSDACNWTGVTCHRLKKRVVQLDLSGRGLRGVISPAIGNLSFLVVLDLSGNSLSGTIPPEIGCISRLQQLSLSKNFLVGSIPVELGFLRQLIYLDLDSNRLSGRSPRTLFCNCTSLQYVDLSNNSLSGKIPLANECRLPDLRFLLLWSNNFEGPIPTALSNSSMLAWIDFESNYLSGALPSTIFDKMPFLQFLYLSYNNLSSHDTTTDLTPFFASLRNCSHLQELELAGNNLRGHIPPLIGDISINLLQLHLDDNAISGPIPPNISNLVNLTYLNLSYNYLNGSIPPDLSRLRKLERVYLSNNLLSGDIPPSLGGIPRLGLLDISANRLTGSVPDSLSDLSQLRRLMLHKNHLSGRIPASLGNCINLEILDLSYNRLTGRIPSDVAALSSLKLYLNVSSNLLEGPLPMELSKMDMILALDLSSNNFSGAIPSQLGSCVALEYLNLSGNALQDTLPSSVGALPYLQVLDLSSNRLSGTMPDSLQASASLKHFNISFNNFSGAIPTEGLFASLTADSFQGNPGLCGSIVGMPSCGTKPARWSIALPILLTVIGTTCIICLLAYSLVRKSRTCWCSHRTSHRQSLIAAEEQKQHHPRISYRQLVEATEGFAESNLVGGGRFGHVYKGTLPDETRIAVKVLDPKCGVEISGSFKRECQVLKRTRHRNLIRVITACSKPDFKALVLPLMPNGSLEKYLNPPIESTPGLTLIQVISILSDVAEGMAYLHHYAPFRVIHCDLKPSNVLLDEDMTALVSDFGISKLVSGVNEDCNDDPESSGFHSITGLLQGSVGYIAPEYGLGGHPSTQGDVYSFGVLLLEMITGKRPTDVIFHEGLTLHDWVKGHYPRNIEVITSRAPLGQYRSTSADHKKLPRDVMAELIELGIVCTQLSPSMRPTMIDVAHEICLLKQDLARHGVEDDTGCCSTPNSSF